A region of the Sphaerodactylus townsendi isolate TG3544 linkage group LG15, MPM_Stown_v2.3, whole genome shotgun sequence genome:
cagtgccctttgaagctgtgcggaatggcaaaatccacttgcaaacagttgtgaaagtggtttgaaaacacattattttgcgtgtgcagaaggggccctagtctctggagcaggagAAGACAAGCTTACTCCCttcacatatttaaacatggttatcatgtcaccccttaatcttctcttctccagaccaaacacacccagctctctaagtttctcctcatagggcatggattccagacctttttttttttttttaccattttggtcctTTGAACAtgctctagcttgtcaatatcattcttgaatcgtggtgcccagaactagacacagtatccaagtgaggtctgaccaacgcagaatagaatgtggaatcatagagttggaagggaatcCAGggatcatcaagtccaaccctgcgccatgcaggaacacacaatcaaagcactcctgtcagatgaaCCCCCAGCGAATGGCATCCTGACATACACATCCTTTGCATATGGAGGTGACATTCCAGCTTTTGACCACAACCTGCTTCTGCTACATTATtctttctaacccccccccccccccgctaagaTTCTCACTCTAGTGACCACCAGAATATGTTTCACTTGATCAGCATGTATAGGCAGCGGAGAAAAATACCAACGAATGTGTTTCACGGAAGAGCTTGGTTTCCAAGATACAAAAGGAAGCAACGGAAAAGGCAGGGGTAACCATTAGGGAAGGCTGGCCTGCAACCCGCTTGCAGAGACTTTGTGACCACTCCTGCATCCCGGCCCACAGGTTGGGGAACGGTgcaataagaactagcctgctggatcagaccagagtccatctagtccagcactctgctactcgcagtggcccaccaggtgcctttgggagctcacttgcaggatgtgaaagctatggccttctgctgctgctgctcctgagcacctggtctgctcaggcatttgcaatctgagatcaaggcggatcaagattggtatccatagatcgacttctccatcaatctgtccaagccccttttaaaggtatccaggttagtgaccatcaccacctcctgtagcagcatattccaaacaccaatcacacgttgcgtgaagaagtgtttccttttattagtcctaattcttcccccccaggattttcaatgaatgccccctggttctagtattgtgagaccaCCAGAGAGAAAATCAATCCATGCAGAGTGGATGAAGACTACTCCCAACTGCTGGTAATTGGGCAGAAAAGGATTAGCATAAAATCCAGTCAAGGAAGGCCACATTGTGGAACGGGATTAGTTCAGCGTCCTTCACTCTGCACTTTCCtgggagacagcatggtgtagtggttaagagcaggtggattttaatttggagaactgggtttgatcccccccccccaactgagtggcagaggcttatctggtgaaccagacgtgtttccgcactcctacatccctgctgggtgaccttgggctagtcacagttcttgggacctctctcagccccacctgcctcacaaggtgtctgttgtggggagaggaagggaaaggagcttgtaagccacctggagtctccttacaggacagaaaggtggggtataaatccaaacccttcttcttgcTATCTTGCACTAACAgctctgcctctcttttttttaatctacgACACCTTATATACAAATTACATGTTTTGCATTAGTGAGCAGAGCCATCctgtaaaccacaggtgtcaaactcgcggccctccagatgttatggactacagctcccatcatcccctgtcagcttgatgctggcaggggatgatgggaattgtagtctgtaacatctggagggccgcgagtttgacacctatgctgtaaacTATTTGCAGTTCCTTCCTTGTGCAGTTTCGTTTACAAATGCTACAAGGCCAAACTCCTTTGCAGCTTGTAGGGGCCCAGGAGACGGATCCTTTGATTGACACTCCGTCAATGACAACGGCTTTCTGCTTCTCCCTTCAGGATTCAGACCTGTTTGAGGAAGTCGTGGTGACTTTTCCTGGCGAGGACCAGCCCCTCTCAGACGCTGAGCAGGGAGAGACCTGCCTGGAGGCGGAGCAGAGGGATGAAGTGGACATTTGTTTGCTGGGTGAGTCTCTAATGTTCCTAgttaggctctttccacacagaataatgcacagaataatgcacattcaatccactttcacaactgtttgcaagtggatttttctattccgcacagtaaaatccagcttcaaagtggattgaaagtgccttattctgcgtgtgaggaaggggcctcggtTAACTCCTAAGCTGATTTACCTGGAGGTGCTCTGagggaccttttaaaaaatgaaggaaacaaaTGACTGAACCATAGTTTtgtcaggaaagaaaaataaatatggtgtgcatcttgtgcgcaGAACATGgtaatctaaatgacagcacctgtcatccaaaGTCAGTTGGTAAaacctgatgcaactgaaccaaaccggTTTGATCCAATCCAGTGACCTTCACAGTGATTGGTCAGTGATAGTATATAGACAGAGCACATTCATTGTACAGTGTCCGTTAGGGTTTCTTAGTTGctgcgaggcatgctgccggATTGTTCATTTGATTCACTGTATATAACCTGCACCAACAAGTAAaaaccttctttgaagtgaaactgctgtgtggtgtggagttGTTCTTGTGCCGTGCCAAGCCGTCTACAGCTGCGCTTATCTTACTCTGGTAACACACCTTTCCGCTGATAAGCCGCCTActctgtcaggttatgggcccagagtttGCTGTTACACGGGAGTGAGGTAGTGCTGAGGAGTGTTGTTGGCGTGAGGTGCACGGGCTGTGTGTGGAACAGAGGCAGTCATGGCGTTTACAGCttccagtttgccttttgagaggcTGGACGGGACGAACTACATGCCGTGGAGCTGTCAGTTTTGGCTGCAAAGGAATAAACCAGCAGTTAACCATACCCAGTCCTATCCCCCTTATAGGTGTGAGGAGATAACTCAGTAACAGTTATGGCAGGAATGCTGCAGCCCcataaacaaagaaaaacttAATTCAAGCGGTTGAAAACCAGAAATTGCCTTAAATTAAAGAACTGGAAACTGCGGATTAAATTgacagttgcaggatgaagtggGGCCTttgttggaaaaaaaaattactgggGAAATATTCAGCCGGGGATGTGGAGTTATATAGTAtagtcagatatcagaagctaaagCTGGGTTGGGACTTGGAAGCAAAACTTCCAAGGAAGGCTTGGCAGAGGAAAGCCGTGGccaaccatctctgcttaatGACTTGCCTTTAAatgccctgctatatacctggaacatcttgttaattacaattgcagatgggtcatgactagagcaaggtgtaactcttttccgtcagttcatcttcaaggtcgcttctctaatatcccacaaaatgagcgttgctgtcgattctgtcctgatacaactgattcactttctcatattctgcttcactgttcaaaatataacaacatcagaactgatttgagaactgtattaccaacaggatttgtgctcctttctgataagataaaaatggctaagcttctaaataactctaatgctgaaatctctgaagctgttgctacatttgtactctgtgtactgcaagttgtgcaataatgatctttttattgtatttggaattcatgacacacaccggttttatgcctaataaaggatttggatttggatttggacttgcctttaaaaccccaccaggggtcgctagaggttggctgcaacttggcaatGCTTTAAACACACAACCATTCAGCCAGATCTTGACCTAGAGGGGTGGGGCATTGCCAGATCACTTGGGAGGGGTAGAGTACCATATTGAGGGCCCTTTGGAACCCCCTTTCCTTCTGGCTGGGGCAAAGCAGTGCCTTGGCAAACAGGACAGGGTCCGGTTGCAGAAACGACCCAGGTGAGGGCGACTCAGGCAGAAGAGGGAGGGATGCTCGCGTTTTACCCTTCACGGGATACAGACGCTTCTCTCCCCCTTTCAGATTCTTCTGACACAGAGGCAACGTGGGATTCTTCGGCAGAAGAAGGAGGCTCAGGTGAGTTGCGAAAGCAAGGCTGTCCTGTAAGACAGGTAGGGGGACACCACCAGGCCAGCCACCAGGGTAAAACGGCCCGTCTCAGGGGAATGAAGATGAGGTCTTGGCTCAAGGATAGCGAATGGTTGGTTGTTCAGTTGGTTGTTTTTCCACTACAAGGGGAATTttttgtgtgagagagtgtgagGGGCGCCATTTGAGTACAGCCAAGCCAACTTGTTTCATGTTGTAACCCGTTGGCAGAGCTGCatgtaatccacccccaaaatgaaaacaaattaaaactctGTGCCCAGAGAGTCTTAATTTTGCACCGCGCCTCCCCACCGTCAGCTTGCCatgaattgtattttattgtattgtgttttatatttattttattaaatttatttatttatttatttttatttttattaaatttatatcccaccctcctcaatcgAGACGAGCAAAAATGACATTAAAATCCAAGATGGCAAAAACTTTAGCCCATAAATAATCCAGCCCAACTTGAATATGCAGCCCCCATTTAATCAAACAGGTATGGGCAATAAATTGAGGGGATACCGTTAACTAGCATTGGTGTTAAAGACGGCACAGGTGATACAGGGAGGTCAGCAGATGGCATTGGGCCTCAAccagctgtccgggtcctgcgggatcttggtgagttctgcaaggcctgtaagaccgagttccACCagccttttggggaggccggccgctgatgtggcacccccctcccttggtggtctctatAACATCTGTTGGGCCTTCCattcccctcttgggagggttttagttgTCGGACGCCGTATATTATATATATTGCATACTAGAACACTGTACATTTTAACAGGTTTTAGCGATTTAATTTTAATAGAGCCTATATGTAccttatttatatttctattttgtttatGTCCTAAATTGTGCTCtgtctgttattaaaatgttgtactctgcccagagccctctggggagagagcggtatataaaactaaataataataataataataataataataataataataataataataataataataataataataataataataataataataataatagtggcaaaaaagaacaacagtaatcccactagtagtcgctggtctaggaggaatcccaagaaatcttgaaaaacatctggaaagcctaaacttggacagaaagcagcacttctaggaactgcacatattctacgcaaatacctctaatatcctaggtccttgggaaggactcgatatccagagatgaattccagacacttgtgctgtgttgttatgtgtgtaataataataataataaccaaagACCTGATGAAACGTCTCCACCTTAcatgccctgcggaactgttcaaggtcccacagggccctggtatcagctgacagagagttccaccagactgaGCCAGAACAGAAAAAGCTCTGGCTCCGGTCGAGGCCAATCGCACATCcttggagccagggaccaccaggagattttTATTGGAGGACCAAAGAGTCTCCGTGGGCAATCTGGGGCGATGCGGTTCCATTGATACAAAGGGTCCCCGGCCGCTTTATTTAGCCAGCAATTATATAGATCAAAGgagccacgtggtgtagtggttaagtgcttgcactgccactcacacggtcaggagttcaagccccctgtgggtcagatatcctggcagctggctcatggtcaactcagccatccacccATTCCTTGGttagtaaatgagtacctagcacatagctagggggtaaagaatagctggggaaagcagtggcaaactaccccacaaaaacggcttgcctatgaaatcactgcttgcagtggtaccccagggtcggacacgactgaaggggaaactttacctctTATCCAGATCAAGCAGATCCATGTAATTTGCCTTGCAACTCTGCTCTGCATAATTTACTCTGTGTCTCCCGCCCTTCTGCTTATTTTTGTTACGTGAACATTTTTCACCCAGCTCAACTCTGAGAGCAGAAGTAAACTAAACTAGGGAGAAAAGGCGCTTCCAGCACCGAGACTCAGCTGGGATGGAGGAAGGAggatatcttcttcttcttcttcttcttcttcttcttcttcttcttcttcttcttcttcttcttcttcttcttcttcttcttctcctttttcttcttttcctcctccttctccttcttctccttctccttcttctccttcttcttcttctccttcttctccttcttcttcttctcctccttctcctccttctccttctcctcctccttctttcctcctccttctcctcctcctccttctcctccttctcctccttctcctccttctcctcctcctccttctcctcctcctcctcctcctcttcctccttcttcttctactcttctccttcttctccttcttcttttccttctcattctccttcttctcctttttcttcttcttcttctccttcttcttcttctcctccttctcctcctcctcctcttcctcctcctccttcttcttctactcttcttctccttcttcttcttcttcttcttctttttgcacaAGGAGCATATGAGTTGTCTGGGTTCTCTTGCTTACATTTCCCTTGTGTGAAAAAATAGGCCTCCTCCATCCTGCATACCACAAATAAACATGAATAGCCCTGCTCTATCAAATGTCCACCATGTTTTTTTCCATACACACTACTTCTGTGCTTGTTGCCAAAATCACTGCCAGAACCATGAATCGTTGCCAAAATTATGAATTATTGCCTACTATGACTCtttacagcagtgtgaaaatCTAAGACAAGACTGCCCCTCAGAAATACAGGGGGATACTCCGCCATTTCTGGGAACCACAGTTGTTCTGTCAAACAGGAACTGGGTTAGGTTCAGTCTAGTTTGCAAGTGATGTGGGTGGTTCGTTTTTGTGAACTTGTATGTGTGAAACACGTGAATTTCTTTCCTCCCCCATCCAAAGCAGGTGCCAGGACCCCCAGCCGAGCAGACCCCCAGTTTGAATTTGGAGAACGGCTCAACGGAACAGTGCAACACTTGATCCCTAAGAGGATCCGTGTGAGAGAGAAACGGCACCCCTGCGTAGAGTGCGGAAAACGGTTCCGGTGCCAGTCAGAGCTGGCCCTTCACCAAAAAGTCCACACTAGGCCCAAATCCTATCACTGTAATGAGTGTGGCAAGCAGTTTGGCCGATCTTCACATCTCACGAGGCATCAGAAAACCCACATCGGTGAAGAATGCCACCTCTGTACTGAATGCGGCAAGAGATTCCGATGGCCCACAGAACTGGCTATCCACCAGATGATCCACACGGGCGAGCAGTCCCATTACGCCTTGGACCCCATGGCCCTGTTCCAGTGGCCGTCAGAACTCTCGGGCCACCAGAGCATGTACATGGGCGAGAAAACCCCTCCAGCTGTTGAGGTTGTAAAAACCCACACGGTGAAGAAGCCCCACCTCTGCCCGGAGTGTGGGAAAGGGTTCCGATGGCCGTCGGAGCTCGCGGcacaccagaaaacccacaacaaaaacaaacactaCCTCTGTGCTGAGTGTGGGAAAGGGTTCCAGTGGCCGTCGGAGCTAGCTGcgcaccagaaaacccacaccggAGACAACTTCCCTCTCAGTCCAGATTTCACGAACAGCAACGGTCAGGCGCCGCATCTCACTACGTACCTGGGAGCCAACGTAGTCGAGAAACGCCACGTTTGCGGAGAGTGCGGCAAAGCCTTCCGGTGGCCATCAGAGCTGGCCAcgcaccagagaatccacacggGTGAAAAGCGTTATTTCTGCACCGAGTGCGGGAAAGGGTTCATCTGGCCCTCAGAGCTTGCCGCTCACCAGAGAACCCACACGGAAAAGCAATCGTATCACTGCATGGAATGCGGGAAAATATTCCACGATCTCTACGCGCTCACCAGACATCAGAAAACCCACTTGGGAAACAAGGTGTATCCCTGCGCCGAGTGCGGGAAAACGTTTAGTCGGCAATCTCACCTGACTCGGCACCGGATAACCCACACCGGAGAGAGACCGTACCCGTGTATCGAGTGTGGGAAAAGGTTTGGCCGTCAGTCGCACCTCACTCGGCACCTGAGAATCCACACCGGAGAGAGGCCGTATCAGTGCGGGGAGTGCGGGGTCCGGTTCAGGCGGAGACACAGCATGATCTACCACCAGAGGATCCACTTGAAAGATTCCTCCATCGGACCGGACCTGCTGGACCTTCCTGACCATCTCCAGAGCCCCATCCTTGTAACCATCTGAAACTTGACAGTAGGAACTTTCGGAGGGTGGATGGGTAGGCGAGAATTGGATTGTCGCAAAATTCAACACAGCTCCTCCTGTTCTCCTTTGCCGTACAGATTTGGCCTGAGATTTTGCTTCCATCCTAAGCGGCTGCATGGTGAAACGCCAGTGGCGTGCCCCGGAATCCTTTGTAGTGCCGCGAAGGACATTGGAGACTCTAATGCTTGGATAGTTTGCCCATAGCGAGGGATCCTGGTTCGGGGACCTGCACACCTGTTGATTTATGTGCTCCTTTATTGACATCCACCTTGAAAAAGCTGCCCTGGTTAGCTCCACTGACTTCCCGTGTAGCCCGAGAGGGAAGCATTTCACAATCTGTGAGAGGGTCTTTTCCCTTATCCCTCTCCTCAGTAGCTAGAACACTGTTCCCTGAAACATGTGATGAATGGTTGAGTGGGTGGGAAGCTGTATTTCCTGCCTCCCGTAAGCTGGTCCCCGTTGTCCTGTTTTGTACTGTCACAGAGTGTCTTGAGTTGTGGATCCGTGGGTCAAGGGGTCGGAGGAGGGTTGATTTCACAGCATTTGGCCCTCCCACTGTCGGGCTGCAGAATTGCCGGGTTCCACGTGGTGCGAGGCATTTGTGCTTTGAAATCCTCGGGTGGGAAGGAGAATCGGGACGAGAATTGCTTCTCCTGGCCCACGCTGCACGGTGGGAGATGTTGCCCTTTTCCCAGTTCCCACGCACCAAAGCACGGAAGCTCGGTTCCGAATGAAATCTGGTCCAGTAGCACGTTCCCCTCCCATCTTTCCTTCTGCAGAAGGAAACCAGTGAATAAACCGAATTTGTAAATGAACACGAAGCAGGAGCGTTATCCTTTTTTTGCCCGTGGTGTTTTCACCTTTCCGGAGCACTTTCtttcactccccccaccctgcaaatTCCTGTCTGGGAAAACAAACGGGGAGGGGGGTTGGATCTGCACAGGgttcccttcattttctttctcggGGCGG
Encoded here:
- the LOC125444874 gene encoding zinc finger and SCAN domain-containing protein 2-like isoform X1, translated to MFACETWGLGGQTSVYNWDKAVYLLEDKMEPEQGSGDLDLHFKMLLEQGMYPEITIEEEEEEEEEEEEEEVEEEEEEVEGGEVEVEVEEDGEAVPEEEEEVVVGEEEEEEEEDEDDMDEEEDNDDDDDEEGEDVEEVEVEVEEEEESPSGLQQAVVLSEEGDSSVLVVCASSVEELLASAASVDPEQHDTLEPQRWEVHWEEVSQTLQPPSTEVMLPPPEDPVVPEAEPIEVESEVFSTTPEPARNTSQWREIFTEERQQDIHTSPAGPDRGSGGRARSSVSGGYVLETARRRFRHYCYKDTEGPRKTCGQLWELCNHWLKPKNRTKEQILDVLILEQFLAVLPPSIRTQVWECSPETCARAVALAEEFLAKPAEAERPPEEQDSDLFEEVVVTFPGEDQPLSDAEQGETCLEAEQRDEVDICLLDSSDTEATWDSSAEEGGSAGARTPSRADPQFEFGERLNGTVQHLIPKRIRVREKRHPCVECGKRFRCQSELALHQKVHTRPKSYHCNECGKQFGRSSHLTRHQKTHIGEECHLCTECGKRFRWPTELAIHQMIHTGEQSHYALDPMALFQWPSELSGHQSMYMGEKTPPAVEVVKTHTVKKPHLCPECGKGFRWPSELAAHQKTHNKNKHYLCAECGKGFQWPSELAAHQKTHTGDNFPLSPDFTNSNGQAPHLTTYLGANVVEKRHVCGECGKAFRWPSELATHQRIHTGEKRYFCTECGKGFIWPSELAAHQRTHTEKQSYHCMECGKIFHDLYALTRHQKTHLGNKVYPCAECGKTFSRQSHLTRHRITHTGERPYPCIECGKRFGRQSHLTRHLRIHTGERPYQCGECGVRFRRRHSMIYHQRIHLKDSSIGPDLLDLPDHLQSPILVTI
- the LOC125444874 gene encoding zinc finger and SCAN domain-containing protein 2-like isoform X2 codes for the protein MFACETWGLGGQTSVYNWDKAVYLLEDKMEPEQGSGDLDLHFKMLLEQGMYPEITIEEEEEEEEEEEEEEVEEEEEEVEGGEVEVEVEEDGEAVPEEEEEVVVGEEEEEEEEDEDDMDEEEDNDDDDDEEGEDVEEVEVEVEEEEESPSGLQQAVVLSEEGDSSVLVVCASSVEELLASAASVDPEQHDTLEPQRWEVHWEEVSQTLQPPSTEVMLPPPEDPVVPEAEPIEVESEVFSTTPEPARNTSQWREIFTEERQQDIHTSPAGPDRGSGGRARSSVSGGYVLETARRRFRHYCYKDTEGPRKTCGQLWELCNHWLKPKNRTKEQILDVLILEQFLAVLPPSIRTQVWECSPETCARAVALAEEFLAKPAEAERPPEEQDSDLFEEVVVTFPGEDQPLSDAEQGETCLEAEQRDEVDICLLDSSDTEATWDSSAEEGGSGARTPSRADPQFEFGERLNGTVQHLIPKRIRVREKRHPCVECGKRFRCQSELALHQKVHTRPKSYHCNECGKQFGRSSHLTRHQKTHIGEECHLCTECGKRFRWPTELAIHQMIHTGEQSHYALDPMALFQWPSELSGHQSMYMGEKTPPAVEVVKTHTVKKPHLCPECGKGFRWPSELAAHQKTHNKNKHYLCAECGKGFQWPSELAAHQKTHTGDNFPLSPDFTNSNGQAPHLTTYLGANVVEKRHVCGECGKAFRWPSELATHQRIHTGEKRYFCTECGKGFIWPSELAAHQRTHTEKQSYHCMECGKIFHDLYALTRHQKTHLGNKVYPCAECGKTFSRQSHLTRHRITHTGERPYPCIECGKRFGRQSHLTRHLRIHTGERPYQCGECGVRFRRRHSMIYHQRIHLKDSSIGPDLLDLPDHLQSPILVTI